AAACATGACAAATGAAATGTTGCATTAAGACTTGCTTACAGTGTACCTTTTGAAAAAAGGACTAAATATGTGTGACAGAACTGACAATTGAGAAGGCGTGTAGAGCCATGTTAGCCACTATGCTGCTAAACTTAACACTTcctaatatttttgcattaaatatttGCTTGTTCATGATTTCTTTTTATCAATATACAATGACCACAGTTCAGAAACATGACAAATGCAATGTTGCATTATTTTCTAAGACTTGCTTACAGTGTATAAAAAATAGTCCCTCACAGATGTAAATTGCTGACAGGAAATGCTGATATTAGAAGTAATATCATCTGGTAACCTTTTGGCAGCTTCTTGTAGAAGGTCGATGCGCAGTTCTGGTGGTTCGTCTGTCACTTGTATTAAAACTCCATCTTTGCATAATATTTTATAGATGTTTGCCAACGCTCTGCTTGCTAGTTCAGTTCCTTTAGGTTGCTTTAATATAGAATCTGTAGTACCTTTATCCAGTGCTGCACAGATACTTCCTGTAGAGAACACTTGTTGCTCTGCTATATTAGCATGAACAAGAGTGCAGTTTCTGACATTATCAAATTTTGAGTTTCCATCCATTTTGTTTTGAAGCCTCCACAGTGAATCGATTGCAAAATCCAGACAGTATACTTCAACATCTTTCAGATCATATGCAATGTTTGCCC
This is a stretch of genomic DNA from Styela clava chromosome 2, kaStyClav1.hap1.2, whole genome shotgun sequence. It encodes these proteins:
- the LOC120335235 gene encoding citrate synthase-lysine N-methyltransferase CSKMT, mitochondrial-like isoform X2, encoding MLRFFTTSTANISEPYSLRGEYGLTDTRNSTHGSDSEESANREIEIIFGENTVDIASTKEYNTNTQFHWDKNSINSSLGLLDTWNQFYRTTKPNPDFEWFANYDDLKDSILPMIRTALSAQDNPGNRKPYLLDIGCGDSTFGANIAYDLKDVEVYCLDFAIDSLWRLQNKMDGNSKFDNVRNCTLVHANIAEQQVFSTGSICAALDKGTTDSILKQPKGTELASRALANIYKILCKDGVLIQVTDEPPELRIDLLQEAAKRLPDDITSNISISCQQFTSVRDYFLYTVSKS